A window from Dama dama isolate Ldn47 unplaced genomic scaffold, ASM3311817v1 ptg000126l, whole genome shotgun sequence encodes these proteins:
- the LOC133053697 gene encoding zinc finger protein 322: MYTSEERENQRTQKRKIYHVCPQKGKKIFIHVHEITQIDDQIYQCLEREQNFCENLALIMCERTHTGEKPYRCDMCEKTFIQSSDLISHQRIHSYEKPYKCSKCEKSFWHHLALSGHQRTHAGKKFYTCDICGKNFGQSSDLLVHQRSHTGEKPYLCSECDKCFSRSTNLIRHRRTHTGEKPFKCLECEKAFSGKSDLISHQRTHTGERPYKCSKCEKSYRHRSAFIVHKRVHTGEKPYKCGACEKCFGQKSDLIVHQRVHTGEKPYKCLECMRSFTRSANLIRHQATHTHTFKCLEYEKSFSCSSDLIVHQRIHMEEKPHQWSACESGFLLGMDFVAQQKMRTQTEELHYKYSVCDKSFHQSSALFQHQTIHIGEKPYICNVAEKDLELSPPHVSEASQMS; the protein is encoded by the coding sequence ATGTACActtcagaagagagagagaatcagagaactcaaaaaaggaaaatatatcatgTATGCCCTCAGAAGGgtaaaaagatttttattcatGTGCATGAGATTACTCAAATAGATGATCAGATATACCAGTGCCTTGAACGTGAGCAAAACTTTTGTGAAAACTTAGCTCTTATTATGTGTGAGAGAACCCACACTGGGGAGAAACCTTATAGATGTGATATGTGTGAGAAAACCTTCATCCAAAGCTCAGATCTTATTTCACATCAGAGGATCCACAGTTatgagaaaccttataaatgtagcAAATGTGAGAAGAGCTTTTGGCACCACTTAGCCCTTTCAGGACACCAGAGAACACATGCAGGTAAAAAATTCTATACATGTGATATCTGTGGCAAGAATTTTGGTCAGAGCTCTGATCTGCTTGTCCACCAGCGAAGCCATACAGGCGAGAAACCGTATCTGTGTAGTGAGTGTGATAAATGCTTCAGCCGAAGTACAAACCTCATAAGGCACCGAAGAACTCACACAGGTGAGAAACCATTTAAGTGTCTggagtgtgaaaaagcttttagtgGGAAATCCGATCTTATTAGCCACCAGAGAACTCATACTGGTGAAAGACCCTACAAATGTAGTAAGTGTGAGAAAAGTTACCGACACCGGTCAGCCTTCATTGTTCATAAAAGAGTACATACTGGGGAGAAGCCCTATAAGTGTGGTGCCTGTGAGAAATGCTTTGGCCAGAAATCAGACCTTATTGTACACCAGAGAGTCCACACAGGTGAGAAGCCGTATAAATGCTTGGAATGTATGAGAAGTTTTACCCGGAGTGCCAACCTCATCAGGCACCAGGCAACTCACACTCACACTTTTAAATGCCTTGAATATGAGAAGAGCTTCAGCTGTAGTTCAGACCTTATTGTACATCAAAGAATTCACATGGAAGAGAAACCGCATCAGTGGTCTGCATGTGAAAGTGGCTTCCTCCTAGGCATGGACTTCGTTGCCCAACAGAAAATGAGAACTCAGACAGAGGAGCTGCATTATAAATACAGTGTCTGTGATAAAAGCTTTCACCAGAGCTCAGCCCTTTTTCAACATCAGACAATCCACATCGGTGAAAAACCATATATCTGTAATGTGGCTGAGAAAGATCTTGAGCTCAGCCCTCCCCATGTATCAGAAGCCTCACAGATGTCTTGA